A single window of Cydia fagiglandana chromosome 25, ilCydFagi1.1, whole genome shotgun sequence DNA harbors:
- the LOC134677060 gene encoding uncharacterized protein LOC134677060 — translation MAAFKFMLCVSLLHGVLAKGSESQIECTPEVMKVTVPMDGDRQTSYLEQLKDYKPCKPAMENNVATFMLDLQDPHTCGVTRVLNKLTGKRTFYHKIVIETAGGRETHTVRCVVAGKRLARAVDFPLDLIEPDVINITRNEQGYGPDPILAAVVKQNGRQVTGEISVSPGTPLSMEINLDEKSKSVYGLLVNYMHVTDTGKQQETIIFNGCSVDPYLFDNFITTDDGVLSAKFRAFKFPDTSYVQFKGTVTVCLDKCQGVQCTNGVTGYGRRRRSIASGDSSNKVYEVSLTTFIKVDWKDGEKQAEDVLALLKNLKVANQRLEDNDATDTSPIVLYPEEIVAHSSASALRCSALVALSLLLVMFK, via the exons GTTCCGAGTCCCAGATAGAATGCACGCCCGAGGTGATGAAGGTTACTGTGCCTATGGATGGGGACCGGCAGACCTCATACCTCGAACAGCTCAAAG ACTACAAGCCATGCAAGCCAGCGATGGAGAATAATGTGGCCACGTTCATGCTGGACCTCCAGGACCCCCACACCTGTGGGGTCACCAGGGTCCTCAACAAACTTACC GGTAAACGCACCTTCTACCACAAAATCGTGATAGAAACGGCAGGCGGCCGGGAAACGCACACGGTGCGTTGCGTGGTGGCTGGCAAACGCCTCGCCCGCGCCGTGGACTTCCCTTTAGATCTCATCGAACCTGA TGTAATAAACATCACGAGAAACGAGCAGGGCTACGGGCCTGATCCCATCCTAGCAGCAGTTGTCAAGCAAAACGGACGGCA GGTGACAGGAGAAATCTCCGTGAGCCCAGGGACACCTCTGTCCATGGAAATCAACTTGGACGAGAAATCCAAGTCGGTCTACGGTCTCCTGGTCAACTACATGCACGTCACAGACACTGGGAAACAGCAGGAGACTATCATATTTAATGG TTGTTCCGTGGACCCGTACCTATTCGACAACTTCATAACGACGGACGACGGCGTGCTGTCGGCCAAGTTCAGAGCGTTTAAATTCCCTGACACCTCCTACGTGCAGTTCAAGGGCACAGTGACCGTGTGCCTCGACAAGTGCCAGGGG GTACAATGCACCAACGGTGTGACAGGCTACGGTCGCAGACGCAGGTCGATCGCCTCCGGTGACAGCTCCAACAAAGTGTACGAGGTGTCGCTCACGACCTTCATCAAGGTCGACTGGAAGGACGGCGAGAAACAGGCAG AAGACGTCTTAGCACTTCTCAAGAATTTAAAAGTGGCCAATCAGCGATTAGAAGACAATGACGCCACTGACACCAGCCCCATCGTCCTATACCCTGAAGAAATCGTAGCCCACAGCTCCGCCAGCGCGCTAAGATGCAGTGCTCTTGTAGCTTTAAGTTTATTATTAGTTATGTTCAAGTAA